TGGCGCAGACTCACGGCGAACGGGGCTGGATCACATTGGTGGCCCTGGGCGTCGGGTGGCGTAACCGCGGGATCGGAAGCTCCTTGATCGCCGAGATCGAGCGGCGCCTGCGGTCACAGGGGGTCCGCCGGATCGGTGCGCTCCTCGTGCCGGGGGCGACCGGATCCGCTGCTTTGGAGCACTCCGGTTACCGGTCCCGCGGTGGGCTCGTCTTCTACGAGAAGGTCGAGCACCTCGGCGCGAGCGACGCTGGACTTCTCGCGGAACTCGGGGGAAGGATGGTGCCTGGGGGACTGTGGGACAGCCTCGCGGGAATGGAACGGGTGAAGGAGACCATCGAGCGGCGGATCGTGCTGCCGCTGGCCCAGCCCGCGCTCGCCGAGCAGTACGGAGTGGTGCCGCCGAAGGCGGTCATCCTCTTCGGGCCGCCGGGCACTGGCAAGACCAGTTTTGCCAAAGGGGTCGCCTCCCGGCTGGAGTGGCCCTTCGTGGAGCTCTTCCCCTCCCGGCTCGCATCATCGGGGGAGGGCGGACTGGCGACCTCGCTTCGCGAGGCGTTCACCGATTTGGCCGAGCTGGAGACGGTGATCCTCTTCATCGACGAGGTCGAGGAGATCGCCTCCGTCCGGTCCGGCACGGCTGGCGACCCCGGTCACGGAGTCACCAACGAACTCCTCAAGCTGATACCCGGCTTCCGCGACCACGATGATCGGCTCCTGATCTGTGCCACGAACTCCGTCCGCTCCCTCGACCCAGCGTTCCTACGGCCGGGCCGCTTCGACTACGTCATCCCCGTCGGCCCTCCGGATCCGGTGGCCCGGACGGCGGTCTGGCAGCGCTATCTCCGCCCTGCCGCGGCCGATGTCGACCTGCAACGCCTGGTGGAAGCCAGCGAGATGTTCACACCGGCCGACATCGAGTTCGCGGCACGCAAGGGCGCGCAGACCGCCTTCGAACGCGAAGTCGCCCACGGGAAAGGCACACCGCCCAGCACGGAGGACTACCTCCAGGCTATTGCGCAGACCCGCCCCACACTGACTGAGCAAGCGCTGAAGGACTTCGCCGAGGACACCGAGCAGTACGTGCGCATGTGACCTCGAGACGCCGGCCCCATGCATGATGAGGAACTCCTCGCGCACGGCACTGAGCACGGAGTCCGCCTGTTCATCACCCTCGGGCGGGGCCCGGGCGATGGTCACGGCGCCCACGATGGAACTCACCGCCTCCCATGCCTGCCGATACTGCTCATCAGCAGTGCCGTGCGGGGCCGGGGCCAAAACAGTGACCGGGTCCGCCATCTGGCGTCTGTACGCGTCCCGCACGGAGTCGCCCGCGCGCGCCACGTCGGCGCTGAGCGGCGGCGTGACGCATCCGTCGGCGGGGTTGGCTTGGTGCTGCTCGCTGAGTCAGAAGTCCTAACGGAATGAGGCTGGGACAATCTGGTTGTGGCTGAGGCGCTGGTTCACCACCATGAGCCCTGGCGGTTGAATGCAGTCAGAACAGCGGGTGCAGGGTGGAACTGATCAGTCTCTCGGATGGGGACAACGGCTTCCGGGTGCGTGTGCTGGGGCGTCGGTCACCGGGTGTGCTGCACCTTCATGACCAACTCGACGCAGAGGCCTTGATTACGAGCAGTTTCGTCAGCGGTCGATTGACCATGTCCCTGTTCCCGTCCGACCTGGACGACTGGTCCTGTGCTCTGGATCTCCTCGCTGCAGGGCAAGACATCTGCTGGAGGGACGACGACCATAGCCCTGAGATCAGGATCCAGCCTCACAACGAAGAGCATGGGACTCTCACAGTTTATGTAGAGGATCCGAGCAGTTCGTGCGTCTCCGTGTTCCTTCCCATGAACCTTGAAGAGGGTTGGATCGACGAGCAACGGAGGCTGCTTGGGCGGGTGCTGAAGCAGTGGCCGAGCGAGGTCCTGCGGTCCTCACCAGGCGTCTATGAGTGGCGGCGCTGAACTGCTGCCAGGCGTCGCCAGCAGATGAGTGCGCATCCCAGGG
The DNA window shown above is from Streptomyces sp. NBC_01445 and carries:
- a CDS encoding ATP-binding protein, with amino-acid sequence MPRGSGGDLLTEVVTMPTWRLRDFRDDDLDRAIQIWDQNQQADEAPAVFPVSEVVTAARADGPTVVAVVGDELVGIAVAQTHGERGWITLVALGVGWRNRGIGSSLIAEIERRLRSQGVRRIGALLVPGATGSAALEHSGYRSRGGLVFYEKVEHLGASDAGLLAELGGRMVPGGLWDSLAGMERVKETIERRIVLPLAQPALAEQYGVVPPKAVILFGPPGTGKTSFAKGVASRLEWPFVELFPSRLASSGEGGLATSLREAFTDLAELETVILFIDEVEEIASVRSGTAGDPGHGVTNELLKLIPGFRDHDDRLLICATNSVRSLDPAFLRPGRFDYVIPVGPPDPVARTAVWQRYLRPAAADVDLQRLVEASEMFTPADIEFAARKGAQTAFEREVAHGKGTPPSTEDYLQAIAQTRPTLTEQALKDFAEDTEQYVRM
- a CDS encoding DUF5959 family protein; translated protein: MELISLSDGDNGFRVRVLGRRSPGVLHLHDQLDAEALITSSFVSGRLTMSLFPSDLDDWSCALDLLAAGQDICWRDDDHSPEIRIQPHNEEHGTLTVYVEDPSSSCVSVFLPMNLEEGWIDEQRRLLGRVLKQWPSEVLRSSPGVYEWRR